One region of Salvelinus namaycush isolate Seneca chromosome 3, SaNama_1.0, whole genome shotgun sequence genomic DNA includes:
- the LOC120043419 gene encoding protocadherin alpha-C2-like — MALSIATVWTRCVTVLFVFSAMWGIALSINRYSIPEEMQEGSVVANLATDLGLDLRTLITRKAKLDIIHRNKYLDINKETGDLFILEKIDREYICSSKTTSCFLKMDVIFENPIRIFNIELEIMDINDNAPVFRRETMHLDISESTAAGERFSLTNAVDADVGANSIKTYYLSESKSFTIDIQTGSDGSKYVDLVLNSNLDREEQAVHHLILTAVDGGVPARSGTASIIVRVLDINDNAPFFNQPIYAINVTENSPIGTLVMTLNATDLDEGTNAEMIYSYTLYTSEKTQEKFSLNSNTGEIKVKDVIDFEESHSFDIYIQARDQGSNSLSGDCKIMVFITDLNDNYPEVTIKSFKSTLKEDVAIGTLIAVISISDRDSGDNGEVELTLNQQTSLPFVLNKSSEDYFALHVSEPLDRETIPRYEITFIVTDKGTPRLSDNETITLEILDVNDNSPIFPQSFYTIHVVENNVPGALLTSLSAFDPDLHENQYLVYFIMEKEIINTSMSMLFSINPENGNLYALKTFDFEREREFLFHIEARDSGVPPLNSNVTVHIIILDQNDNTPLIVSPWRAQGSVIEEVIPRSTEKGFLVAKVIAIDADSLQNSRVTYQLLQISDSSLFSLDQYNGEIRTTRMFSYRDPRHQRLVVVAKDNGDPALSATVTIKISTVEHMVTPFSETTEVPLEYDLFTDLNLYLVIGLGSVSFLLLITILVVIVLKCQKPKPMKMPPAMNMNLNSLNRNSVISRNSIISQRSSTIADSTLISSDAYWYSLFLAETRKGKVVVRQPIVPKGAGYFVSSIPRSTGPTETSDSRASTLQVQ; from the exons ATGGCGCTTTCCATTGCAACTGTATGGACAAGGTGCGTCACCGTTCTCTTTGTATTCAGCGCGATGTGGGGAATTGCTTTGTCCATTAATCGCTACTCTATTCCCGAGGAAATGCAAGAGGGTTCCGTTGTTGCAAACCTGGCTACAGATTTGGGACTTGACCTTCGCACTCTGATAACACGCAAGGCAAAGCTTGATATCATCCACAGAAACAAATATCTGGACATTAACAAAGAAACGGGAGACCTGTTCATACTTGAAAAGATAGATAGGGAATATATATGCTCGAGCAAGACAACGTCTTGTTTTCTGAAAATGGATGTCATATTTGAAAATCCCATTCGAATCTTTAACATTGAGCTTGAAATTATGGACATAAATGACAATGCACCGGTCTTTCGAAGGGAGACAATGCACTTGGATATTTCAGAATCTACCGCTGCAGGAGAGAGATTCTCTTTGACAAATGCTGTGGATGCAGATGTCGGTGCGAATTCTATTAAGACTTACTATTTAAGCGAAAGCAAGTCTTTTACAATTGACATACAGACGGGAAGCGATGGATCTAAATACGTAGATTTGGTTCTCAACAGTAAtttagacagagaggaacaggcGGTTCATCATTTAATACTAACCGCTGTAGATGGCGGGGTCCCTGCACGCTCAGGCACAGCCAGCATCATCGTTAGGGTTCTGGATATCAATGACAACGCCCCTTTTTTTAACCAGCCGATATATGCTATTAATGTAACTGAGAACTCCCCAATTGGAACTCTAGTAATGACCTTGAACGCAACAGACTTGGACGAGGGCACTAACGCAGAGATGATATATTCATACACGTTATATACATCCGAGAAGACACAAGAAAAGTTCTCTCTAAATTCGAATACAGGGGAAATAAAGGTTAAGGATGTGATTGATTTTGAGGAGAGCCACAGTTTCGATATATATATTCAAGCCAGAGACCAAGGATCTAATTCGTTATCCGGAGATTGTAAAATAATGGTATTTATTACCGATCTGAATGACAACTATCCCGAGGTTACCATTAAATCTTTTAAAAGCACGCTCAAGGAAGATGTTGCCATAGGAACATTAATAGCAGTGATCAGTATAAGCGACAGGGACTCCGGGGACAACGGTGAAGTTGAGCTCACTTTGAACCAACAAACATCCCTACCCTTTGTTCTTAATAAGTCTTCGGAGGATTACTTTGCTCTGCATGTTTCAGAACCACTGGACCGTGAGACAATTCCAAGATATGAAATCACTTTCATAGTCACAGACAAAGGAACACCTCGCTTATCTGACAATGAGACAATCACCTTGGAGATACTGGATGTCAACGATAACTCGCCAATATTCCCCCAGTCGTTCTACACAATCCATGTTGTAGAGAACAACGTCCCCGGCGCACTGTTGACGTCACTCAGTGCTTTCGACCCGGACCTCCATGAGAACCAGTATCTGGTGTATTTTATCATGGAGAAGGAGATCATCAACACATCTATGTCCATGCTTTTCTCCATTAATCCAGAGAATGGCAACCTTTACGCTCTAAAGACCTTTGActttgagagggagagggagttcCTTTTCCACATAGAGGCCAGAGACTCTGGGGTACCTCCACTGAACAGCAATGTGACAGTTCACATCATCATTCTGGATCAGAATGACAACACCCCGCTCATAGTGTCACCTTGGCGTGCGCAGGGCTCGGTTATTGAAGAGGTGATACCGAGGTCCACTGAGAAAGGATTCCTAGTTGCCAAAGTAATCGCCATTGACGCAGACTCATTACAGAATTCACGGGTCACATATCAGCTTCTACAGATCAGTGACTCTAGCCTCTTCAGTCTAGATCAGTACAATGGGGAGATCCGTACCACGAGAATGTTCAGCTATAGGGACCCCCGTCATCAGAGGCTGGTTGTTGTCGCCAAAGACAATGGAGACCCCGCTCTTTCCGCTACAGTCACCATCAAGATATCAACAGTAGAACACATGGTGACGCCATTCTCAGAAACTACTGAGGTGCCTTTGGAATATGACTTGTTCACAGACTTAAATCTGTATTTAGTCATTGGTTTGGGCTCAGTATCCTTTCTGCTATTGATCACCATATTGGTGGTCATCGTGCTGAAGTGTCAGAAACCGAAGCCCATGAAGATGCCTCCTGCTATGAATATGAATCTGAACAGTCTAAACAGGAACAGTGTGATCAGCAGAAACAGTATCATCAGCCAGAGGAGCTCTACCATAGCCGATTCCACCCTCATCTCCAGTGATGCCTACTGGTACAGCCTGTTTCTAGCAGAAACCAGGAAAGGCAAGGTGGTTGTCCGACAGCCTATAGTACCGAAGGGAGCAGGCTACTTTGTGTCCAGTATACCCAGAAGCACAGGGCCTACAGAGACCAGCGACTCAAGAGCATCCACGCTACAG GTCCAATAA